From Acidimicrobiales bacterium:
GCCCGAGGACGGCCGTCCGTGAGGTGACAGGCACGCCGACAGGTTAGAGGTTTGTGGGCACCCCTTGATGGACCATTGCTCAGTCGCGAACGGCGAGGGCGAGGCCGGCCTCGACCAGCCACATCCCGACTGTCCGCCTCCAACTGCCCGTTCGACGAGAGTGCAGACCCCACCGCGCCCGGCCGGCCCCTCGCCTCGGCGGGCAGGGGCGGCCGGGCGCTGGCGCCTTTCGCCAGGCCATCGGCTCTGGGGTCCAGTTGTGGAGCAGAAGGGGATGCATGTCGGCTCCGTCATCGGCGTGGTCGGTGCCTGCCGACACCGTCGCAGCCCTGGCCGCCGAGAGCCAGAGAGTTTCCGACGGTGCCACTGTGGGACCACAATCACCCCGTGTCGTCATGGCTCGAGCCCGCCCGCCGATTACCCGTGATTGGTCAACCAGACGTGTTGGTCGTGGGGGCCGGCTCCGCCGGCATCGCGGCCGCGTTAGCGGCGGCCCGCCGAGGCGCGGACACCTGGCTGCTGGAGCAGTCGGGCTTCCTCGGTGGCCTGGCGACCGTCGGGCTCATCAACCTGCTCCTGACCATGGATGACGGTGGCGGTACGGCTGTGGTGGCCGGACTGTGCCAGGAGTTCATCGACCGCATCGACGAGCGCGGAGCGGCGCGTCACCCGCCTGCGAGTGAATGGGACAGCGAGGACCCTTCGACAGTGGATCGGTGGCGCCGATGGGGGCTCATCTGGGGTGCTCCTCCGGAGGCGGTGCGGTACTCGGTGGCGTTCGACCCCGAGGTCTTCGTCGACGTCGCCCACGAGACGCTCGCGACGGCTGGCGTCCGGCTCCGTCTCCACAGCTCGTTCGCCACGGTTGCCATGACCGACGCAGCCGTCGCAGCCGTCATCGTGGAGTCGAAGCGGGGTCGGGAGGCGATCTGCCCGCAGGTGGTGGTCGATGCCACTGGCGACGCAGACGTGGTCGTCGCGGCCGGCGCCGACCACGAAAGGGTGAGCATCCCGCCGTACCTGTGGTTCCGGGTCGGCGGCGTGCCCGAGGCGGCGGTAGACGACGCTGGTCGCACTTTGTTCCTCACCACCGGGAGGGGGCGCGTCCTGGTTCCCTGGGGACCTTCGACCCAGCGGGTCGATCCGTGTGATCCCGACGACATGACGGCGGCCGAGGTGCGGTGCCGACTGGCGGCGCGAAGTGAGTTCGAGCGGCTCCGACGAGAGGTCCCGGGATTCGCGGACGCGTGGCTCGACGACTACGCGCGCATGCT
This genomic window contains:
- a CDS encoding FAD-dependent oxidoreductase, whose protein sequence is MGAGSAGIAAALAAARRGADTWLLEQSGFLGGLATVGLINLLLTMDDGGGTAVVAGLCQEFIDRIDERGAARHPPASEWDSEDPSTVDRWRRWGLIWGAPPEAVRYSVAFDPEVFVDVAHETLATAGVRLRLHSSFATVAMTDAAVAAVIVESKRGREAICPQVVVDATGDADVVVAAGADHERVSIPPYLWFRVGGVPEAAVDDAGRTLFLTTGRGRVLVPWGPSTQRVDPCDPDDMTAAEVRCRLAARSEFERLRREVPGFADAWLDDYARMLGITESRRLVGAYVLRKEDGDLRFPDAIAQTGHWTRRHVVFDIPYRCLVTPAVTNLLVAGRCISTTRYVHQATKEIPAAMATGEAAGAGAARAAAARVAVQHVDIAALRADLRSQGAFVGGPD